The stretch of DNA TTCTAGAATTCGAACAGATGTACGGGCGCCCGGTAGGCGCCTCGATCAAAGACAAAGGCTGGTCGTGGATCAAGTACAGCAAGCAGGACCCTGCCATCGACGTATATGTCGGCGCTAAAGGCACCGCCAGCAAAGCAGATTTGATTGTCGCCAGAGTTCCGGCCGAAATCGTTCAATCTGAGGCCCAGATAGTCGCCGTTGCAAAGTCCATGGCAGGCAAAATGCGCGGAGCAGCCCTTGAGCACACACATAAATCGGTGAAATATCAGCAACTTTCAGAACAGAAAATTCGCCGCATACTCCTTACCAGCATGGATTCACCCGGTTACCGGCTGTGCTATGTCGCTCCCAGGGAAAGCTCAGGTGAAGATAATAACTACATTCTCATCCTCTCCAGGTTCACCGGAGATACCCCATCTATGATGCCCGAGCTAATCAGGCGGGCGCCCATGATGAAGTTCTTGTATTCCGCGCTGGGACTGCCGGACCAGGATTGATGTAATCTAGACAACAAAATCGCATGGAGACCTAAACAAAAACATATAGAGGAAGGCTATCAAGCGCCGAGGCCATATAATGCGTTTGCGTCTTATGCATTTGTGTCTCAGGAGCTTCCAGTATGCCAGTGCAATCACCTCCGAAACCGTCAGCAGAGTCAACAGTTGAAATGGAGCAGAAGCTCACACCGCCGCCGAAGACGATATTCGACACGATCCCGCTAGGGTTAGTTTTGACCCTAGCCAAGCCCTATCTGGCAGGGCAGAGTGCCGACGAAGCCATTAAAATCGCCCACCGCATCTACGCCGAAAACAAATTTTGCGGCACCCTGGACATTCTCGGAGAAGACGCACCAACTCCAGCGCACTGCGAAGGCTACGTAGACGCCTACAAAGAGCTCTTCGACGCTGTGCAAGCAAATCAGATAGAGGCGACCAATCCTCGCGATCGCCTGACAGTATCAATGAAGCCATCTATGTTCAGCACCATGGCTCCACAACATGGAAGAGAAAGCGAAAAGGCGCAGGAAGATGCTTTCGACCGCATCACACGAGTCGTCGACTATGCTCACAAGAAAGATATTCAAGTCACACTCGAAGCCGAAGATCACCGCTGGACAAACTTTCATTTGGAAGCATTTTTCGCATTGATCAACGCCGGTTATACAAATCTCGGCACAGTGCTGCAAACACGCCTGTTCAGAACCGAAAATGACATCAAGCGCTTCGATGAACGCATGCGTGTACGGTTAGTGATCGGCATATACAATGAACCAACCCAAATTGCGCACACAGATAAACGCGTCATGAAAGATCTGGTCGTGCAATACGCAAAAGAGTTGCTCGGCAAAGGCGTATACACAGAGCTGGCAACGCACGACACAAAATGCATCGAGAATTTCTATCAAAGCGTTGCTGTTCCCGACAAAGTGCCTGCGACACTTTTCGAGCATCAGATGCTGCAAGGCGTACCGCGTCAAAACGTGCAGCAAAAATTGCGCAGCGGCGAATATTTCACAGACCTGGCTGCCAGTGCCGCTCTAGCCGATCAGCCGTATTTGAAAGAGCTGCAGTCGACTGGCGTTCCTGTGCGCATGTATCTTCCCTTCGGCACAGCCAAAGTTTCAGGTGCTTATTGCAGACGCAGACTGCGTGAGAATCCAAACATGATCACATACGGGTTCAAGAACTTTTTCGGCATACAGTAGACAGTCGACTGGAAATCAGAACTCAGTCATATCATGTCCAAACCTGGCAGTCGGATAGCAACCGGATCGCAACCTTATTGAGTTACGGCAAGCTGATTCTGCTTGAGGTTCTCGAGAAACTTGAGAATATCCTCTTTAGGATTGAGGTGACTTATCTTCACCTGCGCATCCGGAACCCCGCCGGCTACCAGGTGTTTGCGCAACTCTTCGTAAGCGCCCACTCTTAAGAACTCGACAGTAGTATCGGCAAGTCGGCCAGATTGCCGTTTGGCATCATATTCGATATTCTTCAAACGCAACTGTCTATCGAATTCCTGACGCAAAGACTCAGTCACTTCAGGCGTTAGCAGCCTGGCGCAATCTTCATCGAACGATTCACACCAGAGCTCATAGTGAGGCTCAGGGCGAAACTTCGGAATGACGGTAAAAAACCGCAATTTCAAACCACACTTCTGGATCGCTGCGGAAACGGCTTCAGTTACTTGCGACTCGGTCAACTTTTCGCCCGTAAAAGAACTGATGTTTCCGCCTTTATGCAAAAATTCGATCAAAGGCGCTTTATTGTGCCATCCAGCTACTTTGACAATGTCATTGATATTGTATCGATATAAACCACCGGCTGTAGTGAACAAAATGAAGTAGTTTTCGCCGGTCGTCAGCTCGTGCGCCAGAAGTGGTCGTTTTCCAGACCCCATCTCGTTTTCCGGCACGAATTCAAAGAAGTGTGAGCGCAGCGCCAACAACTGTTTACCCGGTGCTATCGAGACTGTACCGCGCCCTTCACTTGCACCATAGGTGATATCACAGACAGGCAGGTCGCCAAAAAATTCCGGCAAATCTTGCAAGTAGAACGCTGCTGCGGCCTTGGTCCAGCAACAAATCAAGCTGAGATTTTTCCAAATTTTCCGAGGCTTGAAATCACCAGTGGCGAGCAGTTGCTTCAATTCAGCGGCGCGCTTCGCATCTGGTTTCAAGAATTTCTGCAAGGCAACCATGATCTGCTCGGGCAACTCGGCAGGCGGCTTGAGAGTGCCGTGCTCGACATCGGCGATGAGACGGTCGGCATATACATTCAGGCGTCTGGCCAGAACAACGATTGTGCTCGGATTCAATGTATAGATAGAACTGATCGGCAACATGAGCGCACAACGCAATAAACTGTAATAGCGACTCTCATAATCCTTTATCAAAAAAAGCTCGTAGGGCAGCGGAGACACATACTTCTTCACCAGGGGCGGCTCCTCCAGGTAAAGGCGCCCTGAGATTGCACCATACGGAATGTCAGCCGGGGTGCGCCCCTCTTCGGCTGGCGAAAAGACTGACAGCGTCACACCCTTAGCAACACCCGGAAAACTCCGCAACAAGTGATACCCGGACGACACAGAGGCTTTGCGAAACTCTTTGACATAGCTGCGAGTAATTGGAATCAGCTTACGAGCGCCTGTAGTGCCACTTGTAGTAGCAAACATGAATGGCATCTCACGGGTGAGCACATTTTGCTCCCCTTCCGAAACACGCGTGATGTAAGGTTGCAGGGTGTCGTATTCGTTGATGGGAACAGCATTTTGAAAGTCGGCTGCTGTTTTTATTGATGCGAAACCGTGCTCTTTTCCGTATACGGTTTCTGCATTGGCAGAAATTATCTCCATCAACTTTTCAAGTTGAGCAGAAGCCGGGTCGAGACTGGCTTGTTCCAAAGCCTTTGCCTCGCGCGAGCCGAGGATACCGAATGCCGAATAAAGCAAAGTGCGAAACATGCTCGAAAAATTTGTCTGAAATGTTTGTTAGCTCAACACCAATGAGCATCCGAAAGTCTAGCACTATACTTGACTATACGTTTTATGGCGCTCCCAGACGCCAAAATTATTTCGCGCAGTTTTAAAAATGCTTCCCTTACTGGCTCTAATCACTCTTGCTGCAACGATTGCACAGATCGTCTCATTCAACAGAATGTTCAGCTATGTGCAAAGAGAATTGGCATTCAAACCGCCGCTTGAATATGCGCCGAAAGTCTCGGTTATCCTGCCTTGCAAAGGACTGGATCGCGGCTTCGAAGAAAATATGGTCAAACTCCTCGAGCAGAGATATATAGGTATCGACGGAAAACCCAGATTTGAAGTCATTTTTGCTGTAGCGCAGGAAAGCGACCCCGCCTATGCAGTGCTCAAGAGAGTCTGCGAATCACAGAAGGCAATCCCGACAAAACTGGTAGTCGCAGGCATAAATCAAGCTCGCGGACAAAAAATCAACAATCAGTTACGTGCCTTGCAAGAAATATCAGACGACACGGAAGTTCTTGTATTCGTTGATTCCGACGTGATTGCACGTCATGACTTCATTCAATATCTTGTCGCCCATTTGCAAGACCCGACCGTCGGCGTAACCACGGGATATCGTTTTTACATCCCCTTTAAAGGCGATTGGCCATCACTGTTACGCTCGCTGTGGAACCGCATGTCAGCCTGGGAGCTGGCTGACCCCAACTACGCGTTCGCCTGGGGCGGCGCCATGGCGACTCGCAGAAAGACCTTTGACGACGCCAAAGTGGCACAACACTGGGACCGATCGGCTGATGACGACCTATCTTTGACAACAGCAGTAAAAGATATAGGGCTGAAAGTGCGCTTCGTACCACAATGCCTGGTAGCCAGTGACGGAGATGCGACCATTCCAGAAATTGTTGAATGGACAAATCGGCAGCTCATATTAACGAAGGTTTACTACCCAAAACTCTGGCGTCGCGCCATTCGCCGAGCGGTGATTTTAGTGGTCTGGCTGCTGGCTCTGGTCGGTTCAATCGTGACCGCAGCTCTAACAGGTTCGACAGAATTAATCGCAGCCAGCATAGCCGGGCTGATTTTATTGCCAATCGAAGTCTATTTCTTGCTCAAAGCCCAACGCCTCTGGTATCGCGTACTTTCATTAAGCGCAAAAGAAGAGGACTTTAATGGTCTAAATTCAGCTCAAAAATCAAGTGAGCGCGCTCTTATGGAGCATGCTTTTCAATCTTCACTTTTGAAATTTTCACTCGTTCTACCACTTGCGCATATCGTTCTGCCGTGGATGACGCTATATTCTGTATTAACGAACAGAATTCGCTGGCGCGGAATCGATTACGAGCTGAGAAGCCCCAGCGAAGTAGTGATTATTTAACCGCGTTAAGACGAGCGTGTATGCCCGTCACTATGGGCATCGAATCAGCTGACCTTGTTAAAAACTGTCCAATGGACCGACCTTGCAGGCCCTCTATACTTCTTAGGTTTATTACCTGGCCCAGACCGCTGTCATCGAAGAGATCACAAAGGCTTGACCCACCCTATTGCCAGGTAAGAGACCAACAAGAGGCTAGCGCAGATGTCGAGCTTTGGAATCATCGCCATAAACCACAGCGCCTTAGGGCTGAATGGAGTGGCAGAGAGTCAGCGGCAGGAGAACTTCGAGAGTTACCTGACTGACGCAGGCATCGCCGCCGCCGCCGTTCGAGCAGGCGATCTGGGTGTTCTCAATCTCGAACTAGTCAATCTCGAAGACAGCAATGTGCGTGACGTGATTGCCCGAGTGCTGGAAACTATAATCAATTCCGGCGACGGCAAGACTGGTATCAAATACGACACCAAACAAGAGTCAGCGGTAGAAAAATTATTGAGTGCGCTGGAAAGCAAACTGGAAGAACGCCAGCTTGCTGCAGTAATCACTAACCTGCCTGCAAAAGCAGAAGACGCCAGGAAAAAAATCAAAGCACTGCACAAACACAATTTGCAGGTGATCGTCGAGACTGTTTCAGTCGAAGAAGCTCTGCTGGCTCAGCAGGCTGGTGCCGATGCCGTAATCGCCAAAGGGCACGAGGCCGGTGGCAGAATCGGTGACGAAACATCGTTCGTACTGCTTCAACAATTCGCCAAGCAAGTCAAGTTACCGTTTTACGGACAGGGCGGCATGGGCATCCACACTGCCGCAGCAGCCTATGTAGCCGGAGCAGTCGGGGTTGTTCTCGACTCGCAGCTATTGTTCACCAAAGAATCATCGTTGCCGCTCGAGCTGAAGCAGAAAATTGCCAATCTGGACGGAACTGAGACCGCTATCGTCACATCAGGCGATGAGCAATATCGCCTCTACTCAAGAGTCGCGGGCGCAATCGAACAGTCTGTTCAAGGCAAGCAGAACTCCATCTGGAAAAACATCGCCGATTACAATCAACAATCGCGTCCGCTCGACCGCGTCTGGAATTTCGGACAAGACATCTGTTTTGCCACTGATTTTGGACAGAAGTTCTCCACCGTCGCCGGCGTCTCACAAGCTATTAAAGCCTCCGTGCGCGAACATGTGAAACTGGCAGCCGAGAAACAACCGCTGCGCCAGGGTTCACCACTGGCAGTATCACACGGCACCACTTATCCGATCGTACAGGGCGCCATGACTCGGGTCTCAGACACGGCAGATTTCGCACTGTCAATTTCAAAGGAAGGCGGGCTGCCATTTCTTGCCCTGGCATTGATGCGCAAAAATGAATGTGACGTGCTCGTTTCCGAAACAAAGGAAAAGCTGGGCGCTCTGGCATGGGGCGTGGGCATTCTTGGTTTCGTGCCGCAACAATTGCGTCAGGAACAGATGGAAGTGGTCAGCAAATACAGACCGCCTTTCGCCTTGATTGCAGGCGGCCGCCCAGATCAAGCTAAAGCGCTTGAAGACATGGGCATCAAAACTTATTTGCATGTACCTTCGCCCATGTTGCTCGAATCATTCATCGAGATGGGTTCGAAACGCTTTATATTCGAAGGCAAGGAGTGTGGTGGTCACGTTGGACCGCGCGCCAGTTTCACGCTCTGGGAAGCGATGATCGATCGCATTCTCGGTTCGCTGGGACCCCGTGACGATGCCTCTCTCTATCACGTCTTGTTCGCCGGCGGCGTACACGATGCCATGTCATCCGCGATGGTGGCAGCCATGGCAGCCACCCTGGCAGCACGTGGAGTGCGCGTGGGAGCTTTGATGGGTACAGCCTACCTGTTCACTAAAGAAGCAGTAGAGACTGGTGCCATCGTAGAGAAATTCCAGCAAGCTGCTATTGAATGCAACAAAACAGTGCTACTCGAAACAGGACCGGGGCATGCCATTCGTTGCATCAACTCACCATACAAAAAGACTTTTGACGACAAACGCCAGGAACTGGTTCTAAAAAACACAAACAGAGACGAGATTCGTGAAGAGCTCGAACTGATGAATTTAGGGCGCCTGCGCATCGCCAGCAAAGGTCTGACACGCAAAGCCAGCGCAAGCAAAGAAGACACAATCGCCGAACTCACGAATGAGAACAAGACGGCCAGCAATCTGGAAACTCTGGCTCCCGAAAAACAGTGGGCTGACGGCATGTATATGATCGGGCAGATAGCCACCATGCACGATTCGGTGTGCACGATAGCCGACCTGCACGAGACTGTCGCCAATGGTGGTGCCGATATCATCAATGACGTGGCTGCTCGCAAGCCGCTTGTAACCAGCGTCGAATCGAACGGCAATGGCGGCAAAACAGCCTCTGAAGCCGTTGCCATCGTGGGCATGGCCTGCCTGTTTCCAAAAGCAAATGACCTGGAAACTTACTGGGAAAACATCTTAAGTAAGGTAGACACAATCACTGAAGTTCCAATTGAGCAATGGGACTGGAGAAACTACTACGATCCCAATCCGCTCGCTCGCGACAAAATTCATTCGAAGTGGGGCGGCTTCCTGCAAGACTTGAAGTTCGATCCGACTAAGTACGGCATTCCACCAAGCAGCCTCGACTCTATCGATCCGATGCAAGTGCTGCTCCTGGAAGTAACCAGAGCCGCCATCGAAGACGCCGGCTATGCGCAAAGAGGCTTCGACCGCGAAAAAACTTCAGTTGTGCTGGCAAACGCCGGGCACGGACCGATCACGGCGCTCTATTCATTGCGTTCGATGTTGGGATGGAAGCTCAACAACCTCTCCGACAGTGCCAAGGCTGAACTGCAAGAAGCATTGCCCGAGTGGACCGAAGATTCATTCCCAGGCTACCTCGGCAACGTAGCCGCCGGTCGGGTAGCGAATCGATTCGACCTGGGCGGAGTCAACTTCTCAATCGATGCGGCCTGCGCATCGTCTCTGGCTGCATTACATGTAGGCATTGGTGAACTGCGCAACAAACAGAGCGATGTTGTATTTCTCGCTGCGGCTGACACGCACAACCAGCCGGGTGACTACCTGAGCTTCAGCAAAACCCACGCCTTCTCAGGCAAGGGACGCTGCAGAACCTTCGATGTCACCGCAGATGGTATCGTAATCAGTGAAGGCATCGCCATGCTGGTCTTAAAGCGACTGAGCGACGCTGAACGTGATGGTGACCGCGTCTACGCCGTAATCAAAGGAATTGGCGGGTCAAGCGACGGCAGAGACTTGAGCCTCACAGCACCGCGTCCAGCCGGGCAGATGCTGGCACTGAAGAGAGCATACGAAGATGCCGGTCTCTCGCCGAGTTCCGTATCGCTGGTTGAAGCACACGGCACTGGTACCGTGGCTGGTGACAGAGCAGAAATAGAAGCACTGAAAACAGTCTTCGAACGGCATGGAGCACCAAAACGAGGTTGTGCAGTTGGTTCCGTCAAAACAATGATCGGTCACACCAAAGCAGCAGCCGGGCTGGCGTCACTAATCAAAGTGGCTAAAGCTCTGCACCACAAAGTCTTGCCACCGACTATCGGTGTAACAAAACCAAACCCATCCTGTGAATTCGAAAACAGTCCGTTCTATATCAACAGCGAGACTCGTCCGTGGATCAATAACAAAGACAGCGCCAGACGCGCTGGCGTAAGCGCCTTCGGTTTCGGCGGCACTAACTTCCACGCCGTGCTCGAAGAATATGTTCCAACCACCAATAGCGCTCCTAAAGCAGCCACTTACGGCTGGCCGTCCGAGCTGTTCGTTTTGCACGGCAAAAACAGACTCGAACTGATGAAGTCGCTCGAGTCTGTAGCTGACATAGTGAAACGTGCCGCTAAGGCCGAAGAGACAGTTGTTCTGCGAGAAGTTGCGCAGGCTGCCTATCTGAGGCAGCTTGAGCGTCACACTGACGCCAAGACTCAAGAACTCTGCGTGGCCATCGTCGCCACAAGTGCTGAGGATCTGCTCGACAAGATCTCACGCGCCAAGAGCGATCTGCTCAACGCCAACTGCACGGAAATCAAAGATCCGCGTGGCATCTATTTTGTAGATCTGGAACAGAAACCGGAAATTGCTCAAGGCAAAGTCGCTTTTCTTTTCCCCGGTCAAGGTTCACAAAGTGTAGATATGCTGCGTGAACTGGCGACCCAGTTTCCAGAAGTACGCGACACGATCGAAAGAGCTTCAAGAGTGCTGGCGGATAAATTTGGTCAGCCTCTCAATACGCTCATCTATCCACCTCCCTCCTTCACCGATGAAGAAAAGGCAGCTCAGTCGGAAGCTCTGACTAACACTCACGTGGCGCAACCGGCAATCGGAGCCGCAGACCTGGGCATGTTCAAGTTGTTGCGCTCGTTTGGCGTAGCACCAGATATGGTTGCAGGTCACAGCTACGGAGAATATGTCGCTCTGCACGCCGCTGGTGTCTTCGAAGAATCTGCACTCTTTGAAATCTCTGAAATCAGAGGCAGAATTTTGTCCGAAAAGAACGGCGGCGGCAAAGGCACAATGGCTGCGGTCTCTGGACCGATAGAACAAGTGACCAACGTATTGCGTGAAGTTCCCGGAGTCACGCTCGCCAACATCAATTCACCCAAGCAGTGTGTTGTAGCAGGCGAAGAGTCTGCCGTTCAAAATGCCTTAGAGGCTTTCAAAAAACATGGTGTGGCAGCGAAACTGATACCGGTATCGCAGGCATTTCACTCCAGTCATATGACGCACGCTCAGGCACCGCTTGAAACCGCACTTTCCAATATCCCTCTGGCCGAACCAGGCATCCCCGTCTACTGCAATACAGATTCGCAGATCTACTCGAAAGCATCGGTCGTAACCAGACTGACCAAACACATCGTCGAACCAGTAGATTTTGCCACTCAATTGCAAAAGATGTACGACGACGGAGCCAGAATATTCGTAGAGGTAGGACCTGGAGCCGTTCTCAGCGGACTTACAGATGCCACTCTCTCTCACAAAGAAGGCAACAAGTATGTAATCGTCAACTCCGGTCGCGCCGGTTTGACTAATTTCCTGCACTGCCTGGCTGCTCTGGCTGCCAATGGTCAGAAAATAGATATCGGCAGATTGTTCAGCGCCCGCACCAGGGCATTCGAAGCAGCTCGCAAGTTCGGACGCACGCTCAGCACTAATGAAGCACCGCGCAGCCGTTCATTGATGTATCTGGTCAATAGCGCCCACATCAAGCGAGTTGGAGCAACCGCCAAACCAAAACAAGTCGCTCAAGCAGCAACAGCAGCAACGCAACCCGCGACCAAGCAGATTTCCCAGAGCGCAGCCGCGTCGACATCGTCGGCTGCCGCACCGGTAACCCAATCGGCAGCCAATCAGGCTGCTCAACCCCAGCGCAACCAGGCAGCCCCCGCAGCCGCTGCGCCAACCCAACCAATCAGCCAATCCCTTCAGGTATCCAAGCCCCAGGGCAGCTCTCAAACCGAAACAAGGAACCCAACAGCCTCATCCATGAATACATCTAAACCAGCAGATCAGCCAAAACAAATCCAGCCAGAAGCAGCGAGAACGCCGGTGCCGACTCCGCCGCCTTTGCCAGTGATGCCGCAGCAGGTTCTGATGCCAACCGCGGTCTCAGGCAAGCATGTCGATCAGGTTATGTTGCAGTTCCAACAGACGATGCTTCAAATGACCAACAGCTTCCTGCAAACGCAGCAGCAAGTAATGTTGGCGTATCTGCAAAACAAGAGCGGAATGACTGCGCCTGTGCCTTATCAGGCTGCACCTCAGGCGATACCACAGGCAACCTGGCAAGATCAGGCCACCGGCTACCCATCCGCATTTGCTCAGCCTCCAGTGCAGCAATATGCACCAGCGCCAGTGCAGCAGTATGCACCAGCGCCAGTGCAGCAGTATGCACCAGCACCAGTGCAGCAGTATGCGCAAGCTCCAGTGCAACAGTACGCTCAAGCTCCTGTCGAGCAACCAGCTGCAAGCGTTGCAGGAACTCCAAACGTACCTGCAGCCCAGCTGCTGAATACACTCTCGCAAGTTGAAGCAAGCGCTGTTGTACCTGCTCCGGTAGATGCATCGGTCACCGACACGACTGCGAACACAGCCCAGAATGATGATGCAGCAGGTCAGGAGGACCCACAAGTTCTCGTCAACGCCTTGCTGGACATCGTCAGCCAGCGCACCGGCTACCCGATCGACATGCTCGATCCGACCCTTGACCTGGAAGCAGATCTCGGAATCGACTCAATTAAGCGTGTCGAAATTTTGAATAGCTTCCGAAAAATGTTGCCGGAACAAAGACAGCTTGAACTGGAAGGCGGTCTGGAAGACCTCGCCGGTACCAAGACATTGCAAGGCATCATCGACTGGATTTGCAAAGCGCCCTCGGGAGCACCGCAAGAAAAAGCTCCTACCCACAACGGTAACGGAAACGGAAACGGTTATGCAGGCGGCAACGGCAATGGCAATGGCAACGGTCATGGTCACGGCAACGGAAATGGCAACGGCAATGGTCACGGACACACAACCGAGATCGGCAAAGGTCAATTGCTTCACCTTCCCACTCTGAACAACGGTGGAAATGGTCATAACGGACATAACGGCAATGGCAACGGGCACGGTGGTCTGCACCTCGTCACAGAATCGTCGGAAGAGCTTGTCTCTGGTGGCATTCTTCGACGCGGATTGGTTCAGACATTTAGATTGCCAACGCTAGAAAACCAGCCCCTGAATCTCTCAGGAGTGGT from Candidatus Melainabacteria bacterium encodes:
- a CDS encoding GH3 auxin-responsive promoter family protein, encoding MFRTLLYSAFGILGSREAKALEQASLDPASAQLEKLMEIISANAETVYGKEHGFASIKTAADFQNAVPINEYDTLQPYITRVSEGEQNVLTREMPFMFATTSGTTGARKLIPITRSYVKEFRKASVSSGYHLLRSFPGVAKGVTLSVFSPAEEGRTPADIPYGAISGRLYLEEPPLVKKYVSPLPYELFLIKDYESRYYSLLRCALMLPISSIYTLNPSTIVVLARRLNVYADRLIADVEHGTLKPPAELPEQIMVALQKFLKPDAKRAAELKQLLATGDFKPRKIWKNLSLICCWTKAAAAFYLQDLPEFFGDLPVCDITYGASEGRGTVSIAPGKQLLALRSHFFEFVPENEMGSGKRPLLAHELTTGENYFILFTTAGGLYRYNINDIVKVAGWHNKAPLIEFLHKGGNISSFTGEKLTESQVTEAVSAAIQKCGLKLRFFTVIPKFRPEPHYELWCESFDEDCARLLTPEVTESLRQEFDRQLRLKNIEYDAKRQSGRLADTTVEFLRVGAYEELRKHLVAGGVPDAQVKISHLNPKEDILKFLENLKQNQLAVTQ
- a CDS encoding glycosyltransferase family 2 protein, which gives rise to MLPLLALITLAATIAQIVSFNRMFSYVQRELAFKPPLEYAPKVSVILPCKGLDRGFEENMVKLLEQRYIGIDGKPRFEVIFAVAQESDPAYAVLKRVCESQKAIPTKLVVAGINQARGQKINNQLRALQEISDDTEVLVFVDSDVIARHDFIQYLVAHLQDPTVGVTTGYRFYIPFKGDWPSLLRSLWNRMSAWELADPNYAFAWGGAMATRRKTFDDAKVAQHWDRSADDDLSLTTAVKDIGLKVRFVPQCLVASDGDATIPEIVEWTNRQLILTKVYYPKLWRRAIRRAVILVVWLLALVGSIVTAALTGSTELIAASIAGLILLPIEVYFLLKAQRLWYRVLSLSAKEEDFNGLNSAQKSSERALMEHAFQSSLLKFSLVLPLAHIVLPWMTLYSVLTNRIRWRGIDYELRSPSEVVII
- a CDS encoding SDR family NAD(P)-dependent oxidoreductase, with amino-acid sequence MSSFGIIAINHSALGLNGVAESQRQENFESYLTDAGIAAAAVRAGDLGVLNLELVNLEDSNVRDVIARVLETIINSGDGKTGIKYDTKQESAVEKLLSALESKLEERQLAAVITNLPAKAEDARKKIKALHKHNLQVIVETVSVEEALLAQQAGADAVIAKGHEAGGRIGDETSFVLLQQFAKQVKLPFYGQGGMGIHTAAAAYVAGAVGVVLDSQLLFTKESSLPLELKQKIANLDGTETAIVTSGDEQYRLYSRVAGAIEQSVQGKQNSIWKNIADYNQQSRPLDRVWNFGQDICFATDFGQKFSTVAGVSQAIKASVREHVKLAAEKQPLRQGSPLAVSHGTTYPIVQGAMTRVSDTADFALSISKEGGLPFLALALMRKNECDVLVSETKEKLGALAWGVGILGFVPQQLRQEQMEVVSKYRPPFALIAGGRPDQAKALEDMGIKTYLHVPSPMLLESFIEMGSKRFIFEGKECGGHVGPRASFTLWEAMIDRILGSLGPRDDASLYHVLFAGGVHDAMSSAMVAAMAATLAARGVRVGALMGTAYLFTKEAVETGAIVEKFQQAAIECNKTVLLETGPGHAIRCINSPYKKTFDDKRQELVLKNTNRDEIREELELMNLGRLRIASKGLTRKASASKEDTIAELTNENKTASNLETLAPEKQWADGMYMIGQIATMHDSVCTIADLHETVANGGADIINDVAARKPLVTSVESNGNGGKTASEAVAIVGMACLFPKANDLETYWENILSKVDTITEVPIEQWDWRNYYDPNPLARDKIHSKWGGFLQDLKFDPTKYGIPPSSLDSIDPMQVLLLEVTRAAIEDAGYAQRGFDREKTSVVLANAGHGPITALYSLRSMLGWKLNNLSDSAKAELQEALPEWTEDSFPGYLGNVAAGRVANRFDLGGVNFSIDAACASSLAALHVGIGELRNKQSDVVFLAAADTHNQPGDYLSFSKTHAFSGKGRCRTFDVTADGIVISEGIAMLVLKRLSDAERDGDRVYAVIKGIGGSSDGRDLSLTAPRPAGQMLALKRAYEDAGLSPSSVSLVEAHGTGTVAGDRAEIEALKTVFERHGAPKRGCAVGSVKTMIGHTKAAAGLASLIKVAKALHHKVLPPTIGVTKPNPSCEFENSPFYINSETRPWINNKDSARRAGVSAFGFGGTNFHAVLEEYVPTTNSAPKAATYGWPSELFVLHGKNRLELMKSLESVADIVKRAAKAEETVVLREVAQAAYLRQLERHTDAKTQELCVAIVATSAEDLLDKISRAKSDLLNANCTEIKDPRGIYFVDLEQKPEIAQGKVAFLFPGQGSQSVDMLRELATQFPEVRDTIERASRVLADKFGQPLNTLIYPPPSFTDEEKAAQSEALTNTHVAQPAIGAADLGMFKLLRSFGVAPDMVAGHSYGEYVALHAAGVFEESALFEISEIRGRILSEKNGGGKGTMAAVSGPIEQVTNVLREVPGVTLANINSPKQCVVAGEESAVQNALEAFKKHGVAAKLIPVSQAFHSSHMTHAQAPLETALSNIPLAEPGIPVYCNTDSQIYSKASVVTRLTKHIVEPVDFATQLQKMYDDGARIFVEVGPGAVLSGLTDATLSHKEGNKYVIVNSGRAGLTNFLHCLAALAANGQKIDIGRLFSARTRAFEAARKFGRTLSTNEAPRSRSLMYLVNSAHIKRVGATAKPKQVAQAATAATQPATKQISQSAAASTSSAAAPVTQSAANQAAQPQRNQAAPAAAAPTQPISQSLQVSKPQGSSQTETRNPTASSMNTSKPADQPKQIQPEAARTPVPTPPPLPVMPQQVLMPTAVSGKHVDQVMLQFQQTMLQMTNSFLQTQQQVMLAYLQNKSGMTAPVPYQAAPQAIPQATWQDQATGYPSAFAQPPVQQYAPAPVQQYAPAPVQQYAPAPVQQYAQAPVQQYAQAPVEQPAASVAGTPNVPAAQLLNTLSQVEASAVVPAPVDASVTDTTANTAQNDDAAGQEDPQVLVNALLDIVSQRTGYPIDMLDPTLDLEADLGIDSIKRVEILNSFRKMLPEQRQLELEGGLEDLAGTKTLQGIIDWICKAPSGAPQEKAPTHNGNGNGNGYAGGNGNGNGNGHGHGNGNGNGNGHGHTTEIGKGQLLHLPTLNNGGNGHNGHNGNGNGHGGLHLVTESSEELVSGGILRRGLVQTFRLPTLENQPLNLSGVVLIAADASGYGKAVSAALTKQNQKAVVLGTAKGADITVSDFHNVEELTAAVQKVKKEHGEIAAFIDLRAFDVNDQAKDIKVLSQLFAIAKALEPDFNPKQSDNKKQFITAARIDGQFGLTETTSFSPLQAGLIGLMKSLAKEWTQSNCKAIDFSAKLSAAAVAEILVKELANKDPHVETGYDEKRQRYAVESFAVSLENAECSNIKLDSSKVILITGGARGITAELALELAEKYQPKLILVGRLPEPSAQENPATAGLESTKELKAAIMEQLKAEGKAVSIAAVETVYQKLLKEREIRDTLSELKRLGSAVEYHSLDVRDPETFGNLIADIYKRHGNIDGVINGAGIIEDGFTKDKTVESFEKVVSTKIDSSFILSEKLNLNTLQFMFLFSSVVGRTGNAGQTDYVAANETVNKLAMVLDKKTKARVASIMWGPWKGGMAQPELESIFAKYGWAMIDASAGRSYFIEEIEFGKKGDVEVLLVAELLGDAALPTPVGPRLYQSTVTMPEPGSFEFAFDLNPEHDLYLNDHTFDGIPVMPMAFALELMAEAATAAYPGYGVRKVHRMDIPSGIVFDAPTKQITVVTDEVSRSELGVKVKVALNTGAPLKRTNFKAVMELSRIDSGEVQRLEHCPPDVVTKFNDVNELADIADQIEEVPATKDIYGNWLFHGPIFQGIKDIRALGSTGILGTVQAADERTCFAETNGDNWIIDPVLFDSSMQLAGVWARQHLDITVLPTGFRTLHLLGKIRSGEELYGRIFINPGASARELTCELAIYRKNGEMVMLVEGLGGVGSKSLNRLASQASPLGTTK